A region of Zeugodacus cucurbitae isolate PBARC_wt_2022May chromosome 5, idZeuCucr1.2, whole genome shotgun sequence DNA encodes the following proteins:
- the LOC105211842 gene encoding uncharacterized protein LOC105211842, with product MSTQNRFVIFDCDGGSDDAWALLLLLKAAAEQHVTLLGVTICGCGNTDLHNAARNMYRILKACNRTEIPIFYGAAASLIPPTTPVDDNAYFHGRDGFGDILPLEIDYKLDEVVQKEHAAVAINRICTEHHKKVTIIGVGPLTNIALCYSMYGDGFANAVKDIFIMGGNHQGVGNCTRCAEFNFYSDAEAAHAVLARSKCPITILPWEPCMEDRFFICINWRLDVLGAMAANTCSAIEIMNKVERAQWLPSNYKGWIPCDALLVAAFLFENMLVKKKSNWHAMVDLTGHTRGQMILDHLHEVEKFPKNVHIIELLDADVFKKIAQWAVGLYDEFVIEHTNGNVGQ from the exons ATGTCGACGCAAAACCGTTTCGTTATCTTTGATTGTGATGGCGGCAGCGATGATGCCtgggcgctgctgctgctgctcaagGCCGCCGCCGAGCAGCATGTTACACTATTGGGAGTGACTATATGTGGCTGTGGCAATACTGATCTGCACAATGCTGCGCGCAATATGTATCGCATTTTGAAGGCGTGCAATCGCACTGAG ATACCGATTTTTTATGGCGCTGCCGCGTCGCTTATACCACCCACCACACCGGTCGATGATAATGCATATTTTCATGGCCGCGACGGTTTCGGCGACATATTGCCCCTGGAGATAGACTACAAATTGGACGAGGTGGTGCAAAAGGAACACGCTGCAGTGGCTATAAATAGAATTTGCACGGAG catCACAAAAAGGTGACCATAATCGGTGTGGGCCCCTTGACGAATATTGCGCTTTGTTACTCAATGTACGGCGATGGCTTCGCGAATGCCGTTAAGGACATTTTTATAATGGGCGGTAATCATCAAg GCGTTGGCAACTGCACCCGCTGTGccgaattcaatttttattcagaTGCTGAAGCAGCACATGCCGTACTCGCAAGAAGCAAATGTCCCATCACAATACTACCTTGGGAGCCCTGTATGGAAGATCGATTCTTCATATGCATT AATTGGCGCTTGGACGTGCTTGGCGCCATGGCTGCCAACACTTGCTCAGCCATCGAGATTATGAACAAAGTAGAGCGCGCCCAATGGTTGCCGTCGAATTACAAAGGTTGGATACCGTGCGATGCTTTGCTGGTGGCTGCATTTCTCTTTGAGAACATGCTCGTGAAGAAGAAAAGCAATTGGCATGCGATGGTGGATTTGACAGGACACACGCGTGGTCAAATGATTTTGGATCACCTACACGAGGTGGAGAAGTTTCCCAAGAACGTACACATAATTGAATTATTGGATGCGGATGTGTTTAAGAAAATTGCACAATGGGCGGTGGGACTTTATGATGAATTCGTAATTGAGCATACCAATGGGAATGTCGGGCAGTAA
- the LOC105211858 gene encoding inosine-uridine preferring nucleoside hydrolase, which produces MGRYVVFDCDVGTDDAWGLMMLIKAEEAFKKHADLADSPAKFEIIGVTCVQGNTTVNQSVINTLRVLNAANRNDLPVYKGCATPIIPRQWKNTQIFHGEDGFGDVHHETQVNLDLVRPEHAVNAMFDFVCKHPKKVDFLLMGPLTNFAMCINMYGSEFLDKVGKIYVMGGNYRGKGNITKSAEFNFMMDPEAAHIVLASVDTPLTILPWETCIDGEIYITLDWRFNVLGSIQTPFIELLNLVDRAVFIPKGVNRWIICDAVAVAAYLFPHLTVKESRHYHATVELAGTHTRGQMVIDHLKQQMDNALIITEVDGDQYKKIIAWTAGLDGMDMASELGRAA; this is translated from the exons ATGGGTAGATATGTTGTCTTCGATTGCGATGTCGGCACCGATGATGCGTGGGGTCTCATGATGCTCATCAAAGCTGAGGAAGCTTTTAAAAAGCATGCCGATCTTGCGGATTCTCcagcaaaatttgaaattatcggCGTTACATGCGTGCAGGGTAACACCACGGTCAATCAATCGGTGATTAACACGCTTCGTGTGCTGAATGCAGCCAATAGAAATGAT TTACCTGTATATAAAGGTTGTGCTACACCAATTATACCAAGGCAGTGGAAGAATACCCAAATCTTTCATGGTGAGGATGGTTTCGGCGATGTGCATCATGAAACGCAGGTCAATTTGGATTTAGTGCGTCCGGAGCATGCGGTGAATGCGATGTTTGACTTTGTTTGTAAG CATCCGAAAAAGGTTGACTTCTTGTTGATGGGTCCGCTCACCAACTTTGCAATGTGCATCAATATGTATGGTTCAGAGTTCTTGGACAAAGTTGGTAAAATTTATGTTATGGGCGGCAATTATAGAG GTAAAGGCAACATCACAAAAAGTGCCGAGTTCAATTTCATGATGGATCCAGAGGCTGCTCATATTGTTTTAGCCAGTGTAGACACACCATTAACAATACTTCCTTGGGAAACCTGTATCGATGGCGAAATCTACATAAcactt GATTGGCGCTTCAATGTGCTTGGTTCCATACAAACTCCTTTCATCGAATTGCTGAACCTTGTGGATCGCGCCGTTTTTATACCCAAAGGTGTCAATCGTTGGATAATTTGTGATGCCGTAGCTGTAGCAGCATACCTTTTCCCACATTTAACGGTAAAAGAGAGTCGACACTATCATGCAACCGTTGAACTGGCCGGCACTCATACACGAGGCCAAATGGTGATCGATCACTTAAAACAACAAATGGATAATGCATTGATAATTACGGAGGTCGATGGtgatcaatataaaaaaattattgcctgGACAGCGGGATTGGATGGAATGGATATGGCATCGGAATTAGGTAGAGCTGcgtaa